The Triticum aestivum cultivar Chinese Spring chromosome 4B, IWGSC CS RefSeq v2.1, whole genome shotgun sequence sequence ATGCCAGTGATCCTAAATAAGGAAATAAACCGAACAACAGAGTAATTATAAAGTACAATAGTCAGCACAATTAGTCACCATATTGATAGTAGTAACATTTTGTCGAAACTGGTTTCCAAATATAGCATTAGAGCTTCAGTAATCACCGTAGAAATCAAAGATGCTAGGCgtgaaagaaaaaagaaacaagggGCGGATTCATCGAATCTTGGCAGAATCAGAAAGTCTCCTGGTTCAGAAATAGAAATGAACGTCCGTGAATATGTTAACCATATCCAAGATGCTCCCAAATCCCAATAATGGCGTTGTTTGCATCATCCATACACGAGGAGAAAAGCATAAACCAGGAGGGAGGAGGCATCGCAGCAAAGCACAGCCGGCcgttgatgaatccggcctcacgGGCCCACCTTCAGCCTCTCCGCCGCCGTGGATCGTAGATCCGACGGCATCGCCCGGCGCTGACGCGGGCGGCCGGGCCCACGCTGACTGGACGACGCTGCATCCGGAGGGGATAAACTCCCGCCGCGCACGGAACCCTCCCAACCGACACCCGCCACGTGTCCGCGCAGCGAGGGTAGGAAAGCTCCCCGGTCGCAGACGCGAGGCCCCGGAGCCGCGCGGATCGGCTATAAATACGGCGCGCGCATCCGCTAATTCCCGCATCACCTCTCAACACGAGCATCATTCActctctccttcttcctcaacctcatCCACCCCCGAAACCCGCGTCGTCCGTCGCCGCGTCCACCATGTGTGGGATTTTGGCCGTCCTCGGCTGCGCCGACTGGTCGCAGGCCAAGAGGGCTCGCGTCCTCTCCTGCTCCCGCAGGCAAGCACCTGTCCTGCACTATCCATGCACCTCCCCCCTTCAAATCCCTAGCGCCCGGTTCTAAATTCTAATGGCCGCCCGTATCGTCGGCATGATCTTGAGGTTCTTGTGTGGATCGTAAAACAAAATGTCGTTGATAGATGTGTAGATAGATACCTTGCCAATTGTTCTTCAACTCGCCGGAAAGAACTAAAACAGGATCGTCGCggagttttttttttgttttgtttttcgttCTTGTTTCTGTTTTGTCCTCGTTAGCCTTTCTCGTCGTTTTGTTGCATATGATATGAGCCCGGAAAGAATCGAACAATAAGGGCAGATCTGGAAAAACAACACCGGAATCTTCCTCTTCGTTAAGCCCCCTGCGCTTACTGTTATTTGATTGCTCTGTTCGTGGCACGGCTTGTGGATTTTGACTCGGTATGATTTTGCAGGCTCAAGCACCGGGGACCGGACTGGTCCGGGCTGTTCCAGTGCGAGGGCAACTTCCTGGCGCAGCAGCGCCTCTCCGTCGTCTCCCCGCTCTCCGGTGACCAGCCCCTCTACAACGAGGACCGGACCGTCGTCGTCGTGGTACGCATATATGTGTGCTATTGCTTTGTACGCGTGGTGTGTTTGCCACGTCCTGCAAGTAGACTGCTTGTTCTCCATCGCCTATCGTTTTCTAACTGTTGGTTGCTGTTGTTGATGAAAAGGCAAATGGAGAGATCTACAACCACAAGAAGATCCGGAAGCAGTTCGCCGCCAAGCACACCTTCACCACCGGCAGCGACTGCGAGGTCATCATCCCTCTGGTAAGCGACATCGTTTCGGTTTCCAGCAGCCGAATTTAGCTTCGCAATTGCAATGAAATAAGCTCAAAGACAAAACTGAATACTGATGCCGACCATCCCTGCTGCTGCTTTCTGTCTCAAGTATGAGGAGTACGGCGAGAACTTCGTCAACATGCTGGACGGCGTCTTCTCCTTCGTACTGTACGACACCCGCAACAAGACGTACATGGCCGCCCGCGACGCCGTCGGCGTCAACCCTCTCTACTTCGGCCGGGGCAGCGACGGTACGCACGTCAACCCCGCCAGCTTCTGTCACCACAGATTCATCACGTCTGGACTGCGACTTATTTGTCTGGTGTGCTCTCGCAGGCTCCGTCTGGATTGCGTCTGAGATGAAGGCGCTCCACGAGGACTGCCCAAAGTTCGAGCTCTTCCCTCCGGGGAACCTCTACTCGAGCGCCGCCGGCGGGTTCCGCCGGTGGTACAACCCGCAGTGGTTCGCCGAGCACGTCCCGGCGACGGCGTACCAGCCCCTCGTCCTCAGGGAGGCGTTCGAGAAGGTGCATAGCATACCACGCTGACCGTAGCACCACGTGATACTTGCTTCTGTGTATGGTAGGTAGTGTGACGGTGACTGACAGTGGAGTCGCCCATGTGTGCTGTTTTGTTTTGTATAGGCCGTCATCAAGAGGCTCATGACTGACGTGCCCTTCGGCGTTCTCCTCTCCGGCGGCCTCGACTCCTCCCTCGTCGCCTCGGTGACCAAGCGCCATCTCATCGAGACTGAAGCCGCCAAGAAGTTTGGAACTGAGCTCCACTCCTTTGTCGTCGGCCTAGAGGTTTATTTTTCTTCACATGTTTTTTGCCCTACTGTTTCTTCTTCTTCAAGAACCATGGGAATCTCATGTTTCTAATGTGTTGCTGCGCATTGTAGGGCTCACCTGATCTCAAGGCCGCGAGAGAGGTAGCTGACTATCTTGGAACCATCCATCACGAGTTCCATTTCACCGTCCAGGTAAAGAAAAGCAAATGAAAGCTCAAGCCTCAGGACATCTTGATGCTTCATGCTTGGCATAATAAATTTGAGATTAAAACCCAACAGAACACTCACACTGACAACCCCACAAATTTGATTAAAACCTTAAGCCTTAAGACATCTTGGCATATAGTAAATGAAAAAGACTGCTCACTACAGACAGCGGGTGATCAGAGATTCAGAGGTACTGATGAGTCATTTTGTCCTGTTTAGGATGGCATCGACGCCATCGAGGAGGTGATCTACCACAACGAGACGTACGACGTGACGACCATACGTGCGAGCACGCCGATGTTCCTGATGGCGCGCAAGATCAAGGCGCTCGGGGTTAAGATGGTGCTGTCAGGAGAAGGCTCCGACGAGCTCCTTGGCGGCTACCTCTACTTCCACTTCGCCCCAAACAAGGAGGAGTTCCACAAGGAGACCTGCCGCAAGGTGCTAACTGAAACTGCATGGCTAATTAACAATAATACTGCACAAGCAACCAAGAAACACCAGTCGGATTCTCTCGGGTTTGACGCGAAACTGATGTGAAACCCGCAGGTGAAGGCGCTCCATCAGTATGACTGCCTGCGCGCCAACAAGGCCACGTCCGCTTGGGGACTGGAAGTCCGCGTGCCGTTCCTCGACAAGGAGTTCATCGACGTCGCCATGAGCATGGACCCCGAGTGGAAACTGGTACAAGCTCACTCATCTCTGCCATGAAGGAGAAATTGTTTGCTAAGCGCATGTTTGATTCGTTTTGGCTCTGAATTTTCTGACGGTTTACGTTTTCTTCTTGTTGCTGCGACGCAGTACGACGCCAATCTGGGCCGCATCGAGAAGTGGGTGCTGAGGAAGGCGTTCGATGACGAGAAGGAGCCTTACCTGCCGAAGGTACAGACACCACCTTGTTTGAGTTTTTCAGAAGATCAGATATCCCGCGTAGTATGCACAGGGGGCCGCGTTCTGTTCTGAACTAATGGTTTCTGCAACTGTACTGTTCCCCTCCACAGCATATATTGTACCGGCAGAAGGAGCAGTTCAGTGACGGCGTCGGCTACAACTGGATCGACGGCCTCAAGGCTTTTACTGAGCAGCAGGTGACTGACGAGATGATGAAGAACGCCGCAGAGGAGTACCCGTACAACACCCCCATCAACAAGGAGGCCTACTACTACCGGATGATCTTCGAGAGGCTCTACCCTCAGGTAATTGATTAATAATTCTGAGAGATAGCAAGCAGTTTAACTGACGGATTCTATACCCATTGGAAGAATATTTACTGACGTGCAAGGTATAAATCTGAACTGATGCAGGATTCGGCGAGGGAGACGGTGCCGTGGGGTCCGAGCATCGCGTGCAGCACGCCGGCGGCCATCGAGTGGGTGGCGCAGTGGAAGGCCTCCAACGACCCCTCCGGCCGGCACATCGCCTCCCACAACGATGCCGCCCCCGCTCATGCCCACGCCAACTGGAACGGGGCAGTGGCCAACGGGAAAGCCAACGGGAACGGCACGGCGAACGGGAACGCCAACGCCAACGGGACTCTGGTCCCGTGCTAGCCGTCGCCGCTCGCACTAGCTGGTTCGTAGGAGCGTGCGTGTGCGCGTGTCCTCGGACTGATGGCCCATAATGCCATTGGCGCCGCGGCCGGTGCTGTTGTTGTGTACTCCTACCTGTTGTACCTTTCTTCAGTGTtgttgtgtgtgcgtgtgcgtgggATGGAGCTCGCGGTCCGAGCATGTGGCGGGGACGATGGATCGCCTGTACAACAAGATCGTGAATTAAGTGAACTAGTATGGTGTACTGcccaaaaaggctttcgccccgatTTATATATAAAGCACAATCCACAGCAGCACGGTACAAACAAACGCCATcaaaacacacgcacacacccaaagCAGGATATAAAGATGCTGAACGCAGCAACACCTTCCCTAGCACTACAATATCCACCGGGGTCCGCCACCGTGAACATGCTACTGCGATGAGATGAAGCCACAGATGACGAACCgtgagctccaaggcggcgccttcagtaAGGAAACGACACCGGAGTGCCGCCACCGCCCGACCGAGAGTCAGAGTTTCCCCTAgagcaacacgacgggcaatgagagccgcgacgacacCTTCAGGAAGGGAGCGAGTTTTGCCGCCGCCGGTCCGTTCGAAGAAAGAGCGGGTTTTCACCCCGACCAACACTCactgccaccgaacgccacaccccggtaACCACACCGCCCCCACGGTCATAGTCACTGGGCAGCACCGAGCCACGGGCTCTTCCCATGAGCACCGCGCAACCACCAGggtcgccgccccggcatccaaggcCTAAACACCACCCCATCCTAGACTcgtcgctaccccaaccaaagagactgAGCGCCCCCAAGCATCTGGCCTCCATCGACTGGTCCTGCGGCACCGTGCGCAAGACGAGCTCAGTCCTGTCGCCAGGCGCGAGACGAGCGCGATCCTGCAGCCGTGCACAAGACGGGCTCGGTCCTGCTGCCAGGCGCGAGAAGAGATCGGTCCTGCAGCCCGGGAGCGAGATGACCGATGGACCAAAGCTGGGGACAGGCCAACCCTCCGATGAAGATTGCACCCGAGCACCGAGAGGGGGGTCGAAGGCCTGCACAGGCCGCTCACAGACGGGCCGACGCCGAAGAAGTCCAACCGCTACCGTGAGACGATCCCGACCACCGCCAAGAGCCA is a genomic window containing:
- the LOC123092454 gene encoding asparagine synthetase [glutamine-hydrolyzing] 1; the protein is MCGILAVLGCADWSQAKRARVLSCSRRLKHRGPDWSGLFQCEGNFLAQQRLSVVSPLSGDQPLYNEDRTVVVVANGEIYNHKKIRKQFAAKHTFTTGSDCEVIIPLYEEYGENFVNMLDGVFSFVLYDTRNKTYMAARDAVGVNPLYFGRGSDGSVWIASEMKALHEDCPKFELFPPGNLYSSAAGGFRRWYNPQWFAEHVPATAYQPLVLREAFEKAVIKRLMTDVPFGVLLSGGLDSSLVASVTKRHLIETEAAKKFGTELHSFVVGLEGSPDLKAAREVADYLGTIHHEFHFTVQDGIDAIEEVIYHNETYDVTTIRASTPMFLMARKIKALGVKMVLSGEGSDELLGGYLYFHFAPNKEEFHKETCRKVKALHQYDCLRANKATSAWGLEVRVPFLDKEFIDVAMSMDPEWKLYDANLGRIEKWVLRKAFDDEKEPYLPKHILYRQKEQFSDGVGYNWIDGLKAFTEQQVTDEMMKNAAEEYPYNTPINKEAYYYRMIFERLYPQDSARETVPWGPSIACSTPAAIEWVAQWKASNDPSGRHIASHNDAAPAHAHANWNGAVANGKANGNGTANGNANANGTLVPC